A window of the Pseudomonas gozinkensis genome harbors these coding sequences:
- a CDS encoding MFS transporter, with amino-acid sequence MTSLTPQDTFVPGRLEQMSTRIAFFIAGLGIAAWAPLVPYAKARAGLDEGTLGLLLLCLGVGSILAMPLAGILATRFGCKKVATGGTLLICAALPLLATVSSIPALIATLFMFGAGLGTVDSTVNLQAVIVERASGKNMMSGFHGLFSLGGIVGAAGVSALLGLGLSPLAAMLVVVVVLIAALFKAVPHMLPYGSESSGPAFAVPHGIVLFIGGMCFIVFLTEGAALDWSAVFLAQERGIDTAYAGLGYAAFALTMTAGRLTGDRIVRALGATRIILFGGLLAAAGLFLATFAPSWQAALLGYALVGAGCSNIVPVLYTAVGKQTVMPESIAVPAITTLGYAGILAGPAVIGFVAHASSLSFAFGLMATLLVAVAIGGKALKV; translated from the coding sequence ATGACCAGCCTCACCCCTCAAGACACGTTCGTTCCCGGACGCCTCGAACAGATGTCCACGCGCATCGCTTTCTTCATCGCCGGGCTCGGCATTGCCGCGTGGGCGCCGTTGGTGCCCTACGCCAAGGCACGGGCCGGGCTCGATGAAGGGACGCTGGGTCTGTTGTTGCTGTGCCTGGGCGTCGGTTCGATTCTGGCGATGCCGCTGGCGGGAATTCTGGCTACGCGGTTTGGCTGCAAAAAGGTGGCAACCGGTGGCACGCTGCTGATCTGTGCAGCGTTGCCGTTGCTGGCGACGGTGTCGTCGATCCCGGCGTTGATCGCCACGCTGTTCATGTTCGGCGCCGGGCTGGGCACGGTGGATTCGACGGTGAACCTGCAAGCGGTGATCGTCGAGCGGGCCAGCGGCAAGAACATGATGTCGGGGTTTCACGGCCTGTTCAGCCTCGGCGGGATCGTCGGCGCGGCGGGTGTGAGCGCCCTGCTCGGTCTCGGGCTGTCGCCACTGGCGGCGATGCTGGTGGTGGTCGTGGTGCTGATCGCGGCGCTGTTCAAGGCGGTGCCGCACATGTTGCCTTACGGCAGTGAAAGCTCGGGTCCGGCGTTCGCGGTGCCCCACGGGATCGTGCTGTTCATCGGCGGCATGTGCTTCATCGTGTTCCTCACCGAAGGCGCAGCACTGGACTGGAGCGCGGTGTTCCTCGCCCAGGAACGCGGGATCGACACCGCCTATGCGGGGCTGGGTTACGCAGCGTTCGCGTTGACCATGACGGCCGGCCGTTTGACCGGTGACCGGATCGTCCGTGCACTGGGTGCGACACGGATCATTCTGTTTGGCGGTCTGCTGGCCGCGGCGGGATTGTTTCTGGCGACGTTCGCCCCGAGCTGGCAAGCCGCGCTGCTCGGTTATGCGCTGGTTGGTGCCGGCTGTTCGAACATCGTTCCGGTACTGTACACAGCGGTGGGCAAGCAGACGGTGATGCCGGAAAGCATCGCCGTGCCGGCAATCACCACGCTGGGTTATGCAGGGATTCTGGCAGGGCCGGCGGTGATCGGGTTTGTCGCTCACGCCAGCAGCCTGAGTTTTGCGTTTGGGTTGATGGCGACGCTGCTGGTGGCGGTGGCGATTGGCGGCAAAGCGCTTAAAGTCTGA
- a CDS encoding TonB-dependent siderophore receptor → MKNSTAKNKKSPWLPLALALAVNAAVPMAFAAEAIHIRAQPLGQALSELGQQTSLQVFFSPDLVAGKQAPAVDGNLSPEQALRQLLQGSGLDYQINEGSVTLSPAPTSAANGPLELGVTDIKVVGDWLGDANAAVVQNHPGARTVIRREAMVEQGAMNVGDVLRRVPGVQVQEANGTGGSDISLNVGVRGLTSRLSPRSTVLIDGVPAAFAPYGQPQLSMAPISSGNLDSIDVVRGAGSVRYGPQNVGGVINFVTRAIPEKTTGEIGTTLETSQHGGWKHIDTAFLGGTADNGIGMALLYSGVNGNGYRERNNGNDIDDVILKTHWAPTEQDDFSLNFHYYDASADMPGGLTQKQYDDKPFQSDRDYDGFSGRRKDVSFKWIRQIDERTQAEVLTYYSDSFRGSTIAARDQKTLSSFPRSYYTLGIEPRVSRVFDVGPTTQEVSVGYRYLKEAMHEQSSRLALVNNVPVVTKTSDGHVFQDRTGGTEANSVYIDNKIDVGNWTVTPGIRFEHISTDWHDRAVLDTAGKRVPEKNRSIESNEPLPALSVMYHLSDAWKLFANYETSFGSLQYFQLGQGGSGDQTANGLEPEKAKTYEIGTRYNDDVWGGEVTLFYIDFDDELQYVSNDVGWTNLGATKHQGVEASVHYDMAALDPRLDGLTANAGFTYTRATYEGEIPGFKGRDLPYYSRQVATVGLRYDINRWTYNIDGFAQSKQRAPGTGVNADGSFNGNYITEGTADGQYGDIPGYVTWNVRGGYDFGSQLSNLKLGAGVKNIFDKQYFTRSSDNNSGIYVGTPRTFFVQASVGF, encoded by the coding sequence GTGAAAAACTCCACCGCCAAAAACAAAAAATCCCCTTGGTTGCCGCTGGCGCTTGCGCTGGCGGTCAACGCCGCCGTGCCGATGGCCTTTGCCGCCGAAGCCATTCACATCCGCGCCCAGCCGCTGGGCCAGGCCCTGAGCGAACTGGGTCAGCAAACGTCGTTGCAGGTGTTTTTCAGCCCGGACCTGGTCGCCGGTAAACAGGCACCGGCGGTGGACGGCAATCTTTCCCCGGAGCAGGCCTTGCGCCAGTTGCTGCAAGGCAGCGGTCTGGATTATCAGATCAATGAAGGCTCGGTGACCTTGTCCCCGGCCCCGACTTCCGCTGCCAACGGCCCGCTGGAACTGGGCGTAACCGACATCAAAGTGGTCGGCGACTGGCTCGGCGACGCCAACGCCGCCGTGGTGCAGAACCACCCCGGCGCGCGCACCGTGATCCGCCGCGAAGCGATGGTCGAGCAGGGCGCGATGAACGTCGGCGACGTGCTGCGCCGCGTGCCGGGCGTGCAGGTGCAGGAAGCCAACGGCACCGGCGGCAGCGATATTTCGCTGAACGTCGGCGTGCGGGGTTTGACGTCGCGCCTGTCGCCACGCTCCACCGTATTGATTGATGGCGTGCCGGCCGCGTTCGCTCCGTACGGTCAGCCGCAACTGTCGATGGCACCGATTTCTTCCGGCAACCTCGACAGCATCGACGTGGTCCGGGGTGCCGGCTCCGTGCGTTACGGGCCGCAGAACGTCGGCGGCGTGATCAACTTTGTGACCCGCGCGATCCCGGAAAAAACCACCGGTGAAATCGGCACGACCCTGGAAACCTCGCAGCACGGTGGCTGGAAACACATCGACACCGCGTTCCTCGGCGGCACCGCCGACAACGGCATCGGTATGGCGCTGTTGTATTCGGGCGTCAATGGCAACGGTTACCGCGAGCGCAACAACGGGAACGACATCGACGACGTGATCCTCAAGACCCACTGGGCGCCGACCGAGCAGGACGATTTCAGCCTCAACTTCCACTACTACGACGCCAGCGCTGACATGCCCGGCGGCCTGACGCAGAAACAGTACGACGACAAGCCGTTCCAGTCCGACCGCGACTACGACGGCTTCAGCGGCCGCCGCAAGGACGTATCGTTCAAGTGGATCCGGCAGATCGACGAGCGCACCCAGGCGGAAGTGCTGACCTACTATTCCGACAGCTTTCGCGGCAGCACCATCGCCGCCCGCGATCAGAAAACCCTCAGCTCGTTCCCGCGTTCCTACTACACGCTGGGCATCGAGCCGCGCGTTTCGCGAGTGTTCGACGTCGGCCCGACCACCCAGGAAGTCAGCGTCGGTTATCGTTACTTGAAAGAGGCGATGCACGAGCAGTCGAGCCGCCTGGCGCTGGTCAACAATGTGCCGGTGGTCACCAAGACCTCCGACGGTCATGTGTTCCAGGACCGCACCGGCGGCACCGAGGCCAACTCGGTCTACATCGACAACAAGATCGACGTCGGCAACTGGACCGTGACCCCGGGTATTCGCTTCGAACACATCAGCACCGACTGGCACGACCGCGCCGTGCTCGACACCGCCGGCAAACGCGTCCCGGAGAAAAACCGCAGCATCGAAAGCAACGAGCCGTTACCAGCCCTGAGCGTGATGTATCACCTGTCCGATGCGTGGAAGCTGTTCGCCAACTACGAGACGTCGTTCGGCAGCCTGCAATACTTCCAGCTCGGCCAGGGCGGCTCGGGTGACCAGACCGCCAATGGCCTGGAACCGGAAAAAGCCAAGACCTACGAAATCGGCACGCGCTACAACGATGACGTGTGGGGCGGGGAAGTGACGCTGTTCTACATCGACTTCGACGATGAGCTGCAATACGTCAGCAACGACGTGGGCTGGACCAACCTCGGCGCGACCAAGCACCAGGGTGTCGAAGCGTCGGTGCACTACGACATGGCTGCGCTCGATCCACGCCTCGACGGCCTGACCGCCAACGCCGGCTTCACCTACACCCGCGCCACGTACGAAGGCGAGATTCCAGGCTTCAAGGGCCGCGACTTGCCGTATTACTCGCGCCAGGTGGCGACCGTCGGCCTGCGTTACGACATCAACCGCTGGACCTACAACATCGACGGTTTCGCCCAGTCCAAACAGCGCGCCCCCGGCACTGGTGTGAACGCCGACGGCAGCTTCAACGGCAACTACATCACCGAAGGCACGGCGGACGGGCAGTACGGCGACATTCCGGGCTACGTGACCTGGAATGTGCGCGGCGGCTATGACTTCGGTTCGCAGCTCTCGAACCTTAAGCTCGGCGCCGGGGTGAAAAACATCTTCGACAAGCAGTATTTCACCCGCTCCAGCGACAACAACTCGGGGATCTACGTGGGCACGCCGCGGACGTTCTTTGTGCAGGCCAGCGTAGGCTTCTGA
- a CDS encoding FecR family protein — protein MMDTRDCACGQTTVRDDAARWFVRLQEPAVSADEQQRFDAWLNEHPQHRDEFQLLQGLWTAADLLPAPRLKALCETPPARRERSPLLRYAVAASVVAVALGLGLFSGLNHPQGYSAEFATALGERKHVALPDGSMIDLNSRSRLQVRFEKDRRLIELTEGEAMFSVEHDTSRPFVVEAGSGKVTVTGTRFDVRRDVTQTRVAVEQGTVRVQGREAADGDFISLTAGLGTRIDAQGKVAPAYAVNPAELTAWRSGKLVFNNASLSEVAEEVSRYRDKPLKVANPAVGNLRLTSVFKSDNTDALLKALPSILPVAVRTLADGSQEIISK, from the coding sequence ATGATGGATACTCGTGATTGCGCGTGCGGGCAAACAACGGTGCGCGATGACGCGGCACGCTGGTTTGTGCGTTTGCAGGAGCCGGCCGTCAGTGCCGACGAACAGCAGCGCTTCGATGCGTGGCTGAACGAACATCCGCAGCACCGTGACGAATTCCAGTTGCTGCAAGGTCTGTGGACGGCAGCGGATCTGCTGCCGGCGCCACGGCTCAAGGCCCTTTGCGAAACCCCGCCGGCGCGGCGCGAACGCAGCCCATTGTTGCGTTATGCCGTGGCGGCCAGCGTGGTCGCGGTGGCGCTCGGGCTCGGGCTGTTCAGCGGTCTGAATCACCCGCAAGGTTACAGCGCCGAATTCGCCACCGCGCTGGGCGAGCGCAAGCATGTGGCGTTGCCGGACGGCTCGATGATCGACCTCAACAGCCGCAGCCGCTTGCAGGTGCGTTTCGAGAAGGATCGGCGGCTCATCGAATTGACCGAAGGCGAGGCGATGTTCAGCGTCGAGCACGACACGTCCCGTCCGTTCGTGGTCGAGGCCGGTAGCGGCAAGGTCACGGTCACTGGCACCCGTTTCGATGTACGGCGTGACGTGACCCAGACCCGGGTCGCCGTGGAGCAGGGCACGGTCAGGGTGCAGGGGCGTGAGGCGGCCGATGGCGATTTCATCAGCCTGACTGCCGGCCTCGGCACGCGGATCGATGCCCAGGGCAAAGTGGCGCCGGCCTACGCGGTGAACCCCGCAGAGTTGACGGCCTGGCGCAGCGGCAAACTGGTGTTCAACAACGCCAGCCTCAGCGAAGTTGCCGAGGAAGTGTCGCGTTATCGCGACAAGCCGCTGAAGGTCGCCAACCCGGCGGTGGGCAATTTGCGCCTGACCAGCGTGTTCAAATCCGACAACACCGATGCCTTGCTCAAGGCCTTGCCGAGCATCCTTCCGGTAGCCGTGCGCACCCTTGCCGACGGCAGCCAGGAAATAATTTCAAAATAA
- a CDS encoding sigma-70 family RNA polymerase sigma factor, whose protein sequence is MIPMLPRRPGFLEHYEELIGTWTRRLRNRSQAEDLAHDTFVRVLESDSSAVQQPRAYLHQTARNIAVDGYRREDRRGAMESEAIDLSESPTGDPEHYMHAIQLADSIERALTELPVNCRRIFVWQKIEGLTQAEIAERLGLSKNMVEKYMIRTLRHLRDRLDGAQS, encoded by the coding sequence ATGATCCCCATGCTGCCCCGCAGACCCGGCTTTCTAGAGCATTACGAAGAGTTGATCGGCACCTGGACCCGTCGCCTGCGCAATCGCTCGCAGGCCGAGGATCTGGCGCACGACACCTTTGTGCGGGTGCTCGAGTCCGATTCGTCGGCGGTGCAGCAACCCCGGGCGTATCTGCACCAGACCGCGCGCAACATCGCGGTGGACGGCTATCGGCGTGAGGACCGGCGGGGCGCCATGGAGTCGGAGGCGATCGATCTCAGTGAGTCGCCGACCGGCGATCCGGAGCATTACATGCATGCGATCCAGCTGGCCGATTCCATCGAACGTGCGCTCACGGAGCTTCCAGTCAACTGTCGACGAATTTTCGTCTGGCAGAAGATCGAAGGCCTGACCCAGGCGGAAATCGCCGAACGCCTGGGCCTGTCCAAGAACATGGTGGAAAAGTATATGATCCGCACCCTGCGGCATCTGCGTGATCGCCTGGACGGGGCGCAATCATGA